The Deinococcus koreensis genome window below encodes:
- a CDS encoding metallophosphoesterase, whose product MRVFAIADLHLATVTPKPMTVFGPQWAGHPQAIFDRWREVVREGDLVLLPGDLSWAMRLPDALIDLAPVAALPGTKVMLRGNHDYWWPTLGKLRAALPPRLHAIQNDALRFGNVVVCGSRGWLTPGYEALNAEDERLLAREAERLSLSVQAAGKLRQPGDRLIMMLHYPPASPPYPTNPFLQVIEAARPDVIVYGHLHGVPAEKTMRHVAGIPAYMVAADGLKFTPRLVLEP is encoded by the coding sequence ATGCGCGTGTTCGCCATCGCCGACCTGCACCTCGCCACCGTCACGCCCAAACCCATGACGGTGTTCGGGCCGCAGTGGGCGGGCCACCCGCAGGCGATCTTCGACCGCTGGCGCGAGGTGGTGCGCGAGGGCGACCTGGTGCTGCTGCCCGGAGACCTCTCGTGGGCCATGCGCCTGCCCGACGCCCTGATCGACCTGGCGCCCGTGGCCGCCCTGCCGGGCACCAAGGTGATGCTGCGCGGCAACCACGACTACTGGTGGCCGACCCTGGGCAAGCTGCGCGCCGCCCTGCCGCCCCGGCTGCACGCCATCCAGAACGACGCCCTGCGCTTTGGCAACGTGGTCGTGTGCGGCTCGCGCGGCTGGCTCACTCCGGGCTACGAGGCCCTGAACGCCGAGGACGAGCGCCTGCTGGCCCGCGAGGCGGAGCGCCTGAGCCTGAGCGTGCAGGCGGCCGGGAAGCTGCGCCAGCCCGGCGACCGGCTGATCATGATGCTGCACTACCCGCCCGCGTCCCCGCCCTACCCGACCAATCCGTTCCTGCAGGTCATCGAGGCCGCCCGGCCGGACGTGATCGTCTACGGGCACCTGCACGGTGTCCCCGCCGAGAAGACCATGCGCCACGTGGCCGGTATTCCCGCCTATATGGTCGCCGCCGATGGCCTGAAGTTCACCCCCAGGCTGGTGCTGGAACCCTGA
- a CDS encoding phosphatase PAP2 family protein has product MTDLLQQSLHLAAVRSPVLGAVAVAGATGLLAALAAGLAALFVQMRSHLTWLLAARIAASGAAALLVTQLLGHVVSDPRPYLVEHYAPLARASLDNGFPSDHTLVAALITGWVGWLARRWAPLFAAGVLAVALGRLAIGAHHSLDVVGSVLIAGLSLWAASVWPWPPLWRSRALLPPRLRA; this is encoded by the coding sequence TTGACCGATCTCCTGCAACAGTCACTGCATCTGGCCGCTGTCCGCAGCCCCGTTCTGGGCGCCGTGGCGGTGGCCGGCGCGACCGGGCTGCTGGCCGCGCTGGCCGCCGGGCTGGCAGCGCTGTTCGTCCAGATGCGCTCTCACCTGACCTGGCTGCTGGCCGCCCGGATCGCCGCGTCTGGCGCCGCGGCGCTGCTCGTCACGCAGCTCCTGGGCCACGTGGTCAGCGACCCGCGCCCGTATCTGGTCGAGCACTACGCCCCCCTGGCGCGCGCCTCGCTGGACAACGGCTTTCCCAGCGACCACACCCTGGTCGCCGCGCTGATCACCGGCTGGGTGGGCTGGCTGGCCCGGCGCTGGGCGCCCCTGTTCGCGGCGGGCGTGCTGGCGGTGGCGCTGGGGCGCCTGGCCATCGGCGCGCATCACAGCCTGGACGTGGTGGGCAGCGTGCTGATCGCCGGCCTCAGCCTGTGGGCCGCGTCGGTGTGGCCCTGGCCGCCGCTGTGGCGGAGCCGGGCCCTGCTGCCGCCGAGACTCCGGGCCTGA
- a CDS encoding low temperature requirement protein A: MTAPTSGPQETSVQRVRPLELFFDLVFVYTITHLTNLIAHPHGALDYLQAALIFLSLMWMYDGFVWLSSNLELDADAEYWLMFAAMVTFFVMALGIPTIRGDGGVVFGLGLLLVTALHTGLFSRSATSSAQAIWGIAPYNFASALLVFSAAFVGGVWHWALWLAAIGVLILATLKRREQAFALSPRHFAERHGLLIIIALGESVVALGLGAAGLPITPGLLAYAALGLLLAALVWWSYFGPDHERAERAFERAGAADRNRMALRGYGYSHMGMMSGIIMIAAGLEVGIHGPGEEDGAAWAWNLAVGLALYFLSDVAFRRSLGLGPGRLRLLVGALALATVPVGLSSGPLWQLLAAVLVVALLSVVEDYVLPARAARRGPP, from the coding sequence ATGACGGCTCCGACCTCCGGCCCGCAGGAGACCAGCGTCCAGCGCGTGCGGCCGCTGGAGCTGTTCTTCGATCTGGTGTTCGTGTACACCATCACGCACCTGACCAACCTGATCGCGCACCCGCACGGCGCGCTCGATTACCTCCAGGCGGCGCTGATCTTCCTGAGCCTGATGTGGATGTACGACGGCTTCGTGTGGCTCAGCAGCAACCTGGAGCTGGACGCCGACGCCGAATACTGGCTGATGTTCGCGGCCATGGTGACCTTCTTCGTGATGGCGCTGGGCATCCCGACCATCCGTGGGGATGGGGGCGTGGTCTTCGGGCTGGGCCTGCTGCTCGTGACCGCCCTCCACACCGGGCTGTTCAGCCGCAGTGCCACCAGTTCCGCCCAGGCCATCTGGGGCATCGCGCCCTACAACTTCGCCTCGGCCCTGCTGGTCTTCTCTGCCGCCTTCGTCGGGGGCGTGTGGCACTGGGCGCTGTGGCTCGCGGCCATCGGCGTGCTGATCCTGGCGACCCTGAAACGCCGGGAGCAGGCCTTCGCCCTGAGCCCCCGCCACTTCGCCGAGCGGCACGGCCTGCTGATCATCATTGCGCTGGGGGAGAGTGTGGTCGCGCTGGGGCTGGGCGCCGCCGGCCTGCCCATCACGCCGGGGCTGCTGGCCTACGCCGCGCTGGGCCTGCTGCTGGCCGCCTTGGTGTGGTGGAGCTACTTCGGCCCCGACCACGAGCGGGCCGAGCGCGCCTTCGAGCGGGCGGGGGCGGCCGACCGCAACCGGATGGCCCTGCGCGGCTACGGCTACAGCCACATGGGCATGATGTCCGGCATCATCATGATCGCCGCCGGGCTGGAGGTCGGGATTCACGGCCCAGGCGAGGAGGACGGCGCGGCCTGGGCCTGGAACCTCGCGGTGGGGCTCGCCCTGTACTTCCTCTCGGATGTCGCGTTCCGCCGCTCCCTGGGCCTGGGGCCGGGCCGCCTGCGCCTGCTGGTGGGCGCGCTGGCCCTGGCAACCGTGCCGGTGGGACTGTCCAGTGGCCCCCTGTGGCAGCTCCTGGCCGCCGTGCTGGTGGTGGCGCTGCTGTCGGTGGTCGAGGACTATGTGCTGCCCGCCAGAGCGGCGCGGCGCGGCCCGCCTTAG
- a CDS encoding aldo/keto reductase, whose product MTQTSPLPTRRLRNLSVSALGLGCMGMSEFYGPGDETQSQRTLDRALELGVTFYDTADMYGPHTNEELLGRWLVGRRDRVVLATKFGIVREPGTPRGRSINGRPEYVRQAIEGSLKRLGTEYVDLYYLHRVDPETPIEDTVGALAELVQAGQIRAIGLSEVSPETLRRANAVHPISAVQSEYSLWTRDPEQGVLAACRELGVGFVPYSPLGRGFLTGQIKTPDDLAPDDFRRSTPRFQGEAFQKNLDLVAEVQAMAQDKGCTPSQLALAWVLAQGDDIVPIPGTKRVSYLEDNLGALDVSLSAADLSRIDAAFPVGAAQGERYQDMGSVNR is encoded by the coding sequence ATGACCCAGACCAGCCCGCTCCCCACCCGCCGCCTCCGCAACCTGAGCGTCTCTGCCCTGGGCCTGGGCTGTATGGGCATGAGCGAGTTCTACGGCCCCGGCGACGAGACCCAGAGCCAGCGCACCCTCGACCGCGCGCTGGAACTGGGCGTGACCTTCTACGACACCGCCGACATGTACGGCCCCCATACCAACGAGGAACTGCTGGGCCGCTGGCTGGTGGGCAGACGCGACCGGGTGGTGCTGGCGACCAAATTCGGGATCGTCCGCGAACCGGGCACTCCCCGCGGCCGGAGCATCAACGGCCGCCCCGAGTATGTCCGGCAGGCCATCGAGGGCAGCCTGAAACGGCTGGGCACCGAGTACGTGGATCTCTACTACCTGCACCGCGTCGATCCCGAGACGCCCATCGAGGACACCGTGGGCGCCCTGGCGGAACTCGTCCAGGCCGGACAGATCCGCGCCATCGGCCTGTCAGAGGTGAGCCCCGAGACCCTGCGCCGCGCGAACGCCGTCCACCCCATCAGCGCCGTGCAGAGCGAGTACTCGCTGTGGACGCGCGATCCGGAACAGGGCGTGCTGGCAGCCTGCCGCGAACTGGGCGTGGGCTTCGTGCCCTACAGCCCGCTGGGCCGCGGCTTCCTGACCGGCCAGATCAAGACTCCGGACGACCTCGCCCCCGACGACTTCCGCCGGAGCACCCCGCGCTTCCAGGGCGAGGCTTTCCAGAAGAACCTCGATCTGGTGGCTGAGGTGCAGGCGATGGCGCAGGACAAGGGCTGCACGCCTTCGCAACTGGCCCTGGCGTGGGTGCTGGCGCAGGGCGACGATATCGTGCCCATCCCAGGCACCAAGCGCGTGAGCTACCTGGAGGACAACCTGGGCGCGCTGGACGTGAGCCTGAGTGCAGCCGACCTGAGCCGCATCGACGCCGCCTTCCCGGTGGGCGCCGCGCAGGGCGAGCGTTACCAGGATATGGGGAGCGTCAACCGCTGA
- a CDS encoding helix-turn-helix transcriptional regulator translates to MSRPTVALPASGLPSTPRPTVRVAVGPALLAAGITALLTSAGFDLSDDADVLVIDDSWLPELEALAGMPALVALGAAAWATVLPEIAGGGWAALPADATAAELIAGVLGAAAGLAVLPPAQVSSPGLAASELTPSGLTPAELADDEALGLGAREVSLTPRERDVLALLVEGLSNKRVARDLGVSESTVKFHVGALYSKLGVQSRAGAVARGIQLGLVSV, encoded by the coding sequence ATGAGCCGGCCGACTGTTGCCCTGCCCGCCTCCGGGCTGCCCTCCACACCGCGGCCCACGGTGCGCGTCGCGGTGGGCCCGGCGCTCTTGGCGGCGGGGATCACAGCCCTGCTGACCTCGGCCGGCTTCGACCTGAGCGACGACGCCGACGTACTCGTGATCGACGATTCGTGGCTTCCCGAACTGGAGGCGCTGGCCGGGATGCCGGCGCTGGTGGCCCTGGGCGCGGCGGCCTGGGCCACCGTCCTGCCCGAGATCGCGGGCGGAGGCTGGGCCGCCCTGCCGGCCGACGCCACCGCCGCCGAACTGATCGCGGGCGTCCTGGGCGCGGCGGCGGGGCTGGCCGTGCTGCCCCCTGCCCAGGTCTCCTCCCCGGGTCTGGCCGCCTCCGAGCTGACCCCATCCGGCCTGACCCCCGCCGAACTGGCGGACGACGAGGCACTGGGCCTGGGCGCCCGCGAGGTCAGCCTCACGCCCCGCGAGCGGGATGTCCTGGCCCTGCTGGTCGAGGGGCTGAGCAACAAGCGGGTCGCCCGCGACCTGGGCGTCAGCGAGAGCACCGTGAAGTTCCACGTGGGCGCGCTGTATTCCAAACTCGGCGTGCAGAGCCGGGCAGGCGCCGTGGCGCGCGGCATTCAGCTCGGACTGGTGAGCGTGTAG
- a CDS encoding S1C family serine protease, whose translation MTTLSDLSTALADAVQAASTSIVSVRSARPISGTVIGDGLILTVAHVLHADEVGVTTPDGRELKATVAGHDPSSDLALLRAEGLNLPALSAGSGGRIGELLLAVGRPEHGVRATLGFMERGPTERGPGRGWMPSGAAPFRGVSGGALLDARGGLVGILNAGVMRGDLVAVPAERAMKVAGLLAESGRVPRGYLGLSTQPVHFPEAGKAETEPTDSREARRGGRGWGGGWGGRRGGRGRLGLTVVLVEEGSPAAQAGVRVGDVLLALDGDPMRHPRELLDRIRDRAGEALTLRVLRGGEELDVPVTVGER comes from the coding sequence ATGACCACCTTGTCCGATCTCTCCACCGCGCTGGCCGACGCCGTCCAGGCCGCCTCGACCAGCATCGTCAGCGTCCGCTCGGCCCGGCCCATCAGCGGCACCGTCATCGGCGACGGCCTGATCCTGACCGTCGCCCACGTCCTGCACGCCGACGAGGTGGGCGTGACGACCCCGGACGGCCGCGAGCTGAAGGCCACCGTCGCCGGCCACGATCCCTCCAGCGATCTCGCGCTGCTCCGGGCGGAGGGGCTGAACCTGCCCGCCCTGAGCGCCGGCAGCGGGGGGCGGATCGGAGAGCTGCTGCTGGCGGTGGGCCGCCCCGAACACGGGGTGCGCGCCACCCTGGGCTTCATGGAACGCGGCCCCACGGAACGCGGGCCGGGGCGCGGCTGGATGCCCAGTGGCGCGGCGCCCTTCCGGGGGGTCAGCGGGGGCGCGCTGCTGGACGCCCGGGGCGGCCTGGTGGGCATCCTGAACGCGGGCGTCATGCGCGGCGATCTGGTCGCGGTACCGGCCGAGCGCGCCATGAAAGTCGCGGGCCTGCTCGCCGAGTCGGGCCGGGTGCCGCGCGGCTACCTGGGGCTGTCCACCCAGCCCGTCCACTTCCCCGAGGCCGGGAAAGCCGAGACGGAGCCCACAGACTCCCGCGAGGCCCGCCGGGGTGGCCGGGGCTGGGGTGGCGGCTGGGGCGGCCGGCGGGGCGGGCGTGGTCGCCTGGGCCTGACCGTCGTGCTGGTCGAGGAGGGCAGTCCGGCGGCCCAGGCCGGCGTACGGGTCGGGGACGTGCTGCTGGCGCTGGACGGTGACCCCATGCGCCATCCCCGCGAACTGCTCGACCGGATTCGTGACCGCGCCGGAGAGGCGCTGACCCTGCGCGTGCTGCGCGGCGGCGAGGAGCTGGACGTGCCGGTCACGGTCGGGGAGCGCTGA